In Saprospiraceae bacterium, one DNA window encodes the following:
- a CDS encoding T9SS type A sorting domain-containing protein, which translates to MKRKYFLLLLIILILLARNQLVISQCPTLKVYAVSYFSGECGGRNHQSLVGTNIPIYGNNGLWYFTSVLTNDIQKTVSAEDTYTTGFVIYPNPVLYGLNIEWEHEESAEVSIWNQLGQKLFKTEISPHSLSTVDVSELKTGYYILKAKTKDNKQFYQKFIKQ; encoded by the coding sequence ATGAAAAGAAAATACTTTTTACTACTGCTAATCATATTGATTTTGTTGGCACGAAATCAGTTGGTCATAAGTCAGTGCCCTACACTGAAAGTGTATGCTGTCAGTTATTTTTCCGGAGAGTGTGGTGGAAGAAATCATCAATCTCTGGTAGGTACCAATATACCAATCTATGGTAACAATGGACTATGGTACTTTACATCAGTATTGACAAATGACATACAAAAAACAGTATCAGCAGAAGATACATACACGACCGGCTTTGTAATATATCCCAATCCTGTCCTCTATGGATTGAACATAGAGTGGGAACATGAAGAAAGCGCAGAGGTAAGTATATGGAATCAACTGGGGCAAAAACTATTTAAAACAGAAATCTCACCGCATAGCCTAAGCACTGTGGATGTAAGTGAACTGAAAACAGGATACTACATCCTAAAAGCAAAAACCAAAGACAACAAACAATTTTATCAAAAATTTATAAAACAATAA